From a region of the Corallococcus coralloides DSM 2259 genome:
- a CDS encoding chemotaxis protein CheA: MSDTPGWDDVMREFLLESREHVQIIEATVLELEAQPGSQPLLAQLFRSLHTVKGTCGFLGFSRLEALMHAAEEMLGLARDRRLVLDRERVSTLLAAADAARGTLEHIEATGLEPAVDHSALLARMAGAAVGSAPQEVSEPLTPPGAVPWRGAATGVDSKLRVDVALLDRLMNLMGELVLARNRILQCAASPTPGADLLTASQRLDVVTTQVQQVVMKTRLQPVGQVWNRFPRLVRELAHGCGKQVRLQLQGADTELDKTLVEALHDPLTHLLRNAVDHGVETPEQRVAAGKPPVGCLTLSASHEGGLVHLGMSDDGAGIDVQRVRQVAVQRGLLTADQAARMPDADALMLIFMPGFSTAERVTSLSGRGVGMDVVRSQVERIGGTVEVHSRPGQGTTFTLKIPLTLAIIPALLVTCRGDRYALPQASLREVVFLEPAQARKDITRIQGACVLRLRGELLPLVVLAAELGVGPGMPDLDEGATVVVLQAGERTFGLWVDAIHDTEEIVVKPLWKHLKGLACYAGATVLGDGRVALILDAMGLGRRVGTATEAQAQVVIPEAAAEAPTPEEPRERVLLCRNGAEGRIAIPLSRVARLEELPASDVERMSGGMEMARYHGQLLPLVHVASVLEARPRATERITQHLQVTLGESLSVVVTQHADTRVGLVVDAILDVAEVELALQRETRRPGVLGSMVVQARATEFLDVEGTVRAVHPELLTRGAP; the protein is encoded by the coding sequence GTGAGTGACACTCCGGGCTGGGACGACGTGATGCGGGAGTTCCTCCTCGAGTCCCGCGAGCACGTGCAGATCATCGAGGCGACGGTGCTGGAGCTGGAGGCGCAGCCGGGCTCGCAGCCATTGCTGGCGCAGCTGTTCCGGTCCCTGCACACCGTGAAGGGCACCTGCGGCTTCCTGGGCTTCAGCCGCCTGGAGGCGCTGATGCACGCCGCCGAGGAGATGCTCGGCCTGGCGCGCGACCGGCGCCTGGTGCTGGACCGCGAGCGCGTGTCCACGCTGCTGGCAGCGGCGGACGCGGCGCGTGGCACGCTGGAGCACATCGAGGCGACGGGGCTGGAGCCCGCGGTGGACCACTCCGCGCTGCTCGCTCGCATGGCGGGCGCGGCGGTAGGCTCCGCGCCGCAGGAGGTGTCCGAGCCCCTGACGCCTCCGGGCGCCGTGCCCTGGCGCGGCGCCGCGACCGGGGTGGATTCCAAGCTGCGCGTGGACGTGGCGCTGCTGGACCGGTTGATGAACCTGATGGGCGAGCTGGTGCTGGCGCGCAACCGCATCCTCCAGTGCGCGGCCTCGCCCACGCCGGGCGCGGACCTGCTCACCGCGTCGCAGCGGCTGGATGTCGTCACCACGCAGGTCCAGCAGGTGGTGATGAAGACGCGGCTCCAGCCGGTGGGCCAGGTGTGGAACCGCTTTCCCCGGCTGGTGCGGGAGCTTGCGCACGGGTGCGGCAAGCAGGTGCGGCTGCAGCTGCAGGGCGCGGACACGGAGCTGGACAAGACGCTGGTGGAGGCGCTGCATGATCCGCTCACCCACCTCTTGCGCAACGCCGTGGACCACGGCGTGGAGACGCCCGAGCAGCGCGTTGCCGCGGGCAAGCCGCCCGTGGGGTGCCTGACGCTGAGCGCGTCGCATGAAGGCGGGCTCGTGCACCTGGGCATGTCCGACGACGGCGCGGGCATCGACGTGCAGCGCGTGCGGCAGGTCGCGGTGCAGCGGGGCCTGCTCACGGCCGACCAGGCGGCGCGGATGCCGGACGCGGACGCGCTGATGCTCATCTTCATGCCGGGCTTCAGCACCGCGGAGCGCGTCACGTCGCTGTCCGGCCGGGGCGTGGGCATGGACGTGGTGCGCTCGCAGGTGGAGCGCATTGGCGGCACCGTGGAGGTGCACAGCCGGCCCGGTCAGGGCACGACGTTCACCCTGAAGATTCCCCTCACGCTGGCCATCATCCCGGCGCTGCTCGTCACCTGCCGGGGAGACCGCTACGCGCTGCCGCAGGCCTCCCTGCGGGAGGTGGTGTTCCTGGAGCCGGCCCAGGCGCGCAAGGACATCACCCGCATCCAGGGCGCGTGCGTCCTGCGGCTGCGCGGAGAGCTGCTGCCGCTGGTGGTGCTCGCCGCCGAGCTGGGCGTGGGGCCCGGTATGCCGGACCTGGACGAGGGCGCCACCGTCGTCGTGCTCCAGGCCGGTGAGCGCACCTTCGGGCTGTGGGTGGACGCCATCCACGACACGGAGGAGATCGTCGTCAAGCCGCTGTGGAAGCACCTGAAGGGGCTGGCCTGCTACGCGGGGGCGACGGTGCTGGGCGACGGGCGCGTGGCGCTCATCCTGGACGCCATGGGCCTGGGCCGCCGCGTGGGCACCGCCACCGAGGCGCAGGCCCAGGTCGTCATTCCGGAGGCCGCGGCGGAAGCACCAACCCCAGAGGAGCCTCGCGAGCGGGTGCTGCTGTGCCGCAATGGCGCGGAGGGCCGCATTGCCATTCCGCTGTCGCGCGTGGCCCGGCTGGAGGAGCTGCCCGCGTCGGACGTGGAGCGGATGAGCGGAGGCATGGAGATGGCGCGCTACCACGGGCAGCTGCTGCCGCTGGTGCACGTGGCCTCCGTGCTGGAGGCGAGGCCCCGCGCGACGGAGCGGATCACGCAACACCTCCAGGTCACCCTGGGTGAGTCGCTGTCCGTCGTCGTCACCCAGCACGCGGACACGCGTGTGGGGCTGGTGGTGGACGCCATCCTCGACGTCGCGGAGGTGGAGCTCGCGCTCCAGCGGGAGACGCGCCGCCCGGGAGTGCTGGGCTCCATGGTGGTGCAGGCCCGGGCCACCGAGTTCCTGGACGTGGAGGGCACCGTGCGCGCCGTGCACCCGGAGCTGCTGACAAGAGGTGCGCCATGA
- a CDS encoding chemotaxis protein CheW — MSGFRQLCSFQVGDHLFGLDIERVQEILLPPPLTRVPGAPPEVAGLLNLRGQIVPAIDLRRRLDLPEGTAPADAPHVVLRGDEGAVSLRVDAIGDILPFEQSDLEPLPDNLRGPLRSLLLGVHALPDRLLLVLSADAVVDGLSPASSASASPSLPVLPQESR, encoded by the coding sequence ATGAGCGGCTTCCGCCAGCTGTGCTCGTTCCAGGTGGGCGACCACCTGTTCGGCCTGGACATCGAACGCGTGCAGGAGATTCTGCTGCCGCCCCCGCTCACGCGCGTCCCCGGCGCGCCTCCGGAGGTGGCGGGGCTGCTCAACCTGCGCGGGCAGATCGTCCCCGCCATCGACCTGCGCCGCCGCCTGGACCTCCCTGAAGGCACCGCCCCCGCGGACGCGCCCCACGTCGTCCTGCGCGGCGACGAGGGCGCGGTGAGCCTTCGCGTGGATGCCATTGGCGACATCCTCCCCTTCGAGCAGTCGGACCTGGAGCCGCTGCCGGACAACCTGCGCGGGCCGCTGCGCTCGCTGCTGTTGGGTGTCCACGCGCTGCCGGACCGGCTGCTGCTCGTGTTGTCCGCGGACGCGGTGGTGGACGGGCTCTCGCCCGCGTCCAGCGCCTCCGCCTCCCCTTCCCTCCCCGTGCTTCCCCAGGAGTCCCGCTGA
- a CDS encoding methyl-accepting chemotaxis protein, which translates to MARPTAPAVKTTLFQRLGGKAPLTAAVQKLYARVTTDALLKPYFRRADLVEIQRQMIAFLTRYLGGPGVYKGPSMRDVHARLALKPHHFERVAEHLATVLDEMDVSGPVAREVLAAVGTPRGDSVSRPVAKAASRTAAVKRAPARASRTEGRRVASASAPAARSSRRRAPTPLEGALSEAVLDAASVNLFVLDTDLAIVFSNASSLEAIERIHQASGLRDGAGDAGSDFLAHFEHQLRLEEERLLDPSALPHEAHFAVGPTLLKARIDGISGRGGALTGYVVTWTDVTDQQRTDTELARLRAMMENAPTCVMVADLDLKIVYLNPASRRLLQRVEKHLPVAADRVLGSHIDVFHRDVTYQRKILSNDKNLPVRANIPIGPETADLLVTAVYDGQGRYLGPMVTWELITEKLAVEQREKELDTTLRGIFQEVSQHSQTLAASSQELSSVSQQMVSNAQETAAQATQVSAGAEQVSRNVQSVASGMEEVNANIREVARNASSAAKVAASAVKLADSTSNVVGKLGTSSQEIGKVIKVITSIAQQTNLLALNATIEAARAGEAGRGFAVVANEVKELARETARATEDIGQKIGTIQGDTEEVVNAILEIGATISRINELQTSIASSVEEQTATAGEILRNVGEAAKGSQQISENMAAVAEAARSTTEGAGSTQRSAVELAHMAQSLQRLVVQVDTSDKQARTK; encoded by the coding sequence ATGGCCCGCCCGACCGCGCCCGCCGTGAAAACCACCCTCTTCCAGCGCCTGGGCGGCAAGGCCCCACTGACGGCCGCCGTGCAGAAGCTCTACGCGCGGGTAACGACGGACGCGCTGCTCAAGCCCTACTTCCGCCGCGCGGACCTGGTCGAGATCCAGCGCCAGATGATCGCGTTCCTCACCCGGTACCTGGGCGGACCGGGTGTCTACAAGGGCCCTTCGATGCGCGACGTGCACGCGCGCCTGGCGCTCAAGCCCCATCACTTCGAGCGCGTCGCTGAACACCTGGCCACGGTGCTGGATGAAATGGATGTTTCGGGCCCCGTCGCCCGCGAGGTGCTGGCGGCCGTGGGCACGCCGCGGGGTGACAGCGTGAGCAGGCCCGTGGCGAAGGCCGCCTCGCGGACTGCCGCCGTGAAGCGCGCTCCGGCGCGGGCCTCCCGGACGGAGGGACGCCGGGTGGCCTCGGCGTCCGCGCCCGCGGCCCGGTCCTCGCGCCGCCGCGCGCCCACGCCTCTCGAAGGTGCCCTGAGCGAGGCGGTGCTGGACGCGGCGAGCGTCAACCTGTTCGTCCTGGACACGGACCTGGCCATCGTCTTCTCGAACGCGTCCTCCTTGGAGGCCATCGAGCGCATCCACCAGGCGTCGGGCCTCCGCGACGGCGCGGGTGACGCGGGCAGCGACTTCCTCGCCCACTTCGAGCACCAGCTCCGGCTGGAGGAGGAGCGGCTGCTGGATCCCTCCGCGCTGCCGCACGAGGCCCACTTCGCGGTGGGCCCCACCCTTCTCAAGGCACGCATCGACGGCATCTCGGGCCGGGGCGGGGCGCTCACCGGCTACGTGGTGACGTGGACGGACGTCACGGATCAGCAGCGCACGGACACGGAGCTGGCGCGCCTGAGGGCCATGATGGAGAACGCGCCCACCTGCGTGATGGTGGCCGACCTGGACCTGAAGATCGTCTACCTGAACCCCGCCTCGCGCCGGCTGTTGCAGCGCGTGGAGAAGCACCTGCCCGTCGCCGCGGACCGGGTGCTGGGCTCCCACATCGACGTCTTCCACCGGGACGTGACGTACCAGCGGAAGATCCTGTCCAACGACAAGAACCTGCCGGTGCGCGCGAACATCCCCATTGGCCCGGAGACCGCGGACCTGCTGGTGACGGCGGTGTACGACGGCCAGGGCCGCTACCTGGGCCCCATGGTGACCTGGGAGCTGATCACGGAGAAGCTCGCCGTGGAGCAGCGCGAGAAGGAGCTGGACACCACCCTGCGCGGCATCTTCCAGGAGGTGTCGCAGCACTCGCAGACGCTCGCCGCGTCGTCGCAGGAGCTGTCCAGCGTCAGCCAGCAGATGGTGAGCAACGCGCAGGAGACCGCGGCGCAGGCCACCCAGGTATCCGCCGGCGCCGAGCAGGTCAGCCGCAACGTGCAGAGCGTCGCGTCCGGCATGGAGGAGGTCAACGCGAACATCCGCGAGGTGGCGCGCAACGCGAGCTCCGCCGCCAAGGTGGCCGCGTCCGCGGTGAAGCTCGCGGACTCCACGTCCAACGTCGTCGGCAAGCTGGGGACGAGCAGCCAGGAGATTGGCAAGGTCATCAAGGTCATCACCTCCATCGCGCAGCAGACGAACCTGCTGGCGCTCAACGCGACCATCGAAGCGGCCCGCGCCGGTGAGGCGGGCCGGGGCTTCGCGGTGGTGGCCAACGAGGTGAAGGAGCTGGCGCGCGAGACGGCCCGCGCCACGGAGGACATCGGCCAGAAGATCGGCACCATCCAGGGCGACACCGAGGAGGTGGTCAACGCCATCCTGGAGATTGGCGCCACCATCAGCCGCATCAACGAGCTGCAGACGTCCATCGCCTCCTCCGTGGAGGAGCAGACGGCCACCGCGGGGGAGATCCTCCGCAACGTGGGCGAGGCCGCCAAGGGCAGCCAGCAGATCTCCGAGAACATGGCCGCCGTGGCGGAGGCCGCGCGCAGCACCACCGAGGGCGCGGGCAGCACGCAGCGCTCGGCGGTGGAGCTGGCCCACATGGCGCAGTCGCTGCAACGGCTGGTCGTGCAGGTGGACACCTCCGACAAGCAGGCGCGGACGAAGTAG
- a CDS encoding ABC1 kinase family protein: MRTGLKRWWELGQVARASTRLRRVSRPQDAERAQRELTERLLGLRGLPQKVGQVLTLAELGADTPGFGSLAEAPSPLAPEAALTEVSRRLGRPWREVFQSLEGVGIAASLGQVHRGVLHDGRDVAVKLRHPGIAEAVRDDLRALGWLAAPLGGWRGKLDLSAYRHELARMLQGELDYRHEAQALRDAGTRMADVPGVVVPAPVDALTREDLLVMTWVEGVSLADGWRWSEADRRALSTTLVRLFLHGCFTWGTLHADPHPGNYRVSRGPDGTPVLGVLDFGCVKPLPPELSVGLGRLVSLLKGPSTPPRTEQLLSAWVMLGFAPELLEPMAEALPAVSRVLLEPFLLDRPFHARSWRLGERLTEALGPHRWNFRAAGPAALLFVLRAFHGLVRHLDVLDAPIAWGPLWDEARAPSLPPPPSPLEPRVEGTARYLKVQVTEGGHTRVALTFRADVAAHLEDLLPEDLPRKLAARGLDAAAMGIAAVAAGLRPSELFHLDEGPRRVRVWLE; this comes from the coding sequence GTGCGAACCGGATTGAAGCGGTGGTGGGAGCTGGGCCAGGTGGCCCGTGCCTCCACGCGCCTGCGGCGGGTGTCCCGGCCCCAGGACGCGGAGCGAGCGCAGCGGGAGCTGACCGAGCGGCTGTTGGGTCTGCGCGGGCTGCCCCAGAAGGTGGGCCAGGTGCTCACGCTCGCGGAGCTGGGCGCGGACACGCCGGGGTTCGGTTCGCTCGCGGAGGCGCCCTCCCCGCTCGCGCCGGAGGCCGCGCTGACGGAGGTGTCCCGCCGGCTGGGCCGCCCGTGGCGGGAGGTGTTCCAGTCGCTGGAGGGCGTGGGCATCGCCGCGTCGCTGGGCCAGGTGCACCGAGGCGTGCTGCATGACGGGCGCGACGTAGCGGTGAAGCTGCGGCATCCGGGCATCGCGGAGGCCGTGCGGGATGATCTGCGCGCGCTGGGGTGGCTGGCCGCGCCGCTGGGAGGCTGGCGCGGGAAGTTGGATCTGTCCGCCTACCGCCATGAGCTGGCCCGCATGCTCCAAGGCGAGCTGGACTATCGCCACGAGGCCCAGGCCCTGCGGGACGCGGGCACGCGCATGGCGGACGTGCCGGGCGTCGTCGTCCCCGCGCCAGTGGACGCGCTCACGCGGGAAGACCTGCTGGTGATGACCTGGGTGGAGGGCGTGTCGCTCGCGGATGGCTGGCGCTGGAGCGAAGCGGACCGCCGCGCGCTGTCCACGACACTGGTGCGGCTGTTCCTCCACGGCTGCTTCACGTGGGGAACGCTCCACGCGGATCCGCACCCGGGTAACTACCGCGTCTCGCGGGGGCCGGACGGGACGCCCGTGCTGGGCGTGCTCGACTTCGGCTGCGTGAAGCCCCTGCCTCCGGAGCTGTCCGTGGGTCTGGGACGGTTGGTCTCACTCCTCAAGGGTCCGAGCACGCCGCCGCGCACGGAGCAGCTCCTGTCCGCGTGGGTGATGCTGGGCTTCGCGCCGGAGCTGCTGGAGCCCATGGCGGAGGCGCTGCCCGCCGTCAGCCGCGTGCTGCTGGAGCCCTTCCTCCTGGACCGTCCCTTCCATGCGCGAAGCTGGCGGCTGGGCGAGCGGCTCACCGAGGCGCTGGGGCCGCACCGCTGGAACTTCCGCGCGGCCGGGCCCGCGGCGCTCCTGTTTGTCCTGCGCGCGTTCCACGGGCTGGTGCGCCACCTGGACGTGCTGGATGCGCCCATCGCCTGGGGGCCGCTTTGGGACGAGGCCCGCGCCCCGTCGCTGCCGCCTCCGCCTTCGCCACTGGAGCCGCGCGTGGAGGGCACCGCGCGCTACTTGAAGGTCCAGGTGACGGAAGGTGGGCACACGCGCGTCGCGCTGACCTTCCGCGCGGACGTGGCGGCGCACCTGGAGGACCTGCTGCCGGAGGACCTGCCTCGCAAGCTGGCGGCGCGGGGCCTGGATGCGGCGGCCATGGGTATCGCGGCGGTCGCGGCGGGGCTGCGGCCGTCGGAGTTGTTCCACCTGGACGAGGGCCCCCGGCGTGTCCGGGTCTGGCTCGAATGA
- a CDS encoding antibiotic biosynthesis monooxygenase family protein, translating into MVTIGMNYEVREGKAEAFERKFALVLEAMRKLPTHVHTELFKSVGAPGRYLIVSEWHSREGFDAFIASEAFHRVTDWGASAILASRPRHEVYGERASGAPMGRCPVAHAVR; encoded by the coding sequence ATGGTCACCATCGGCATGAACTACGAAGTGCGTGAGGGCAAGGCGGAAGCCTTCGAGCGGAAGTTCGCGCTCGTGCTGGAGGCGATGCGCAAGCTGCCGACGCACGTGCACACGGAGCTGTTCAAGAGCGTGGGAGCGCCCGGGCGCTACCTCATCGTCTCCGAGTGGCACAGCCGCGAGGGCTTCGACGCCTTCATCGCGTCCGAGGCCTTCCACCGCGTGACGGACTGGGGCGCCAGCGCCATCCTCGCGAGCCGGCCGCGTCACGAGGTGTATGGGGAGAGGGCCTCCGGTGCCCCCATGGGCCGCTGCCCTGTCGCGCACGCGGTGCGGTGA
- the cheB gene encoding chemotaxis-specific protein-glutamate methyltransferase CheB, which produces MNAIRVLVVDDAAVVRRQVSLLLGAAPGLEVVATAPNGRIALAKVEQFQPDVVLLDLEMPELDGLETLKLLRQRDPELPVVMFSALTERAGVLTLEALALGARDYVTKPTSVGGMNITVEAVRDELVRKLKALNVRTPSAPPSPSPVPREPVARPRMPARVEAIVIGASTGGPGALVRLVSALPADLPVPVLIVQHMPPLFTRLLAERLQGVTPLTVREAVTGASVQAGEVWVAPGDFHLAVCRDATGVRLLTHQGPAENACRPAVDLLFRSAAEVYGAGVLAVVLTGMGQDGLRGCRRVNEAGGQVVVQDQASCVVGSMPGAVEQAGLADAVMPLEALALELARRVDARGRRT; this is translated from the coding sequence ATGAACGCCATCCGGGTCCTGGTGGTGGACGACGCGGCCGTGGTGCGGCGCCAGGTGTCGCTGCTGCTGGGCGCGGCCCCGGGCCTGGAGGTCGTCGCCACCGCGCCCAATGGCCGCATCGCCCTGGCGAAGGTGGAGCAGTTCCAACCGGACGTCGTGCTGTTGGACCTGGAGATGCCGGAGCTGGACGGGCTGGAGACGCTGAAGCTCCTGCGCCAGCGTGACCCGGAGCTGCCCGTGGTGATGTTCAGCGCGCTCACCGAACGCGCGGGCGTGCTGACCCTGGAGGCGCTCGCGCTGGGGGCCCGCGACTACGTGACGAAGCCCACGTCCGTGGGAGGGATGAACATCACCGTGGAGGCCGTGCGGGATGAGCTGGTGCGCAAGCTCAAGGCGCTGAACGTGCGCACGCCGTCCGCTCCGCCTTCGCCGTCACCGGTGCCTCGCGAGCCCGTGGCCCGGCCGCGAATGCCCGCGCGGGTGGAGGCCATCGTCATCGGCGCGTCCACCGGCGGCCCGGGCGCGCTGGTGCGCCTGGTGTCCGCGCTCCCCGCGGACCTGCCGGTGCCGGTGCTCATCGTGCAGCACATGCCGCCCCTCTTCACCCGGCTGCTCGCGGAGCGGTTGCAGGGCGTGACACCGCTCACCGTGCGGGAAGCGGTGACGGGCGCCTCCGTGCAGGCGGGCGAGGTGTGGGTCGCCCCCGGCGACTTCCACCTGGCCGTGTGCCGGGATGCGACGGGCGTGCGGCTGCTCACACACCAGGGGCCGGCGGAGAACGCGTGCCGTCCGGCGGTGGACCTGCTCTTCCGCTCCGCGGCGGAGGTGTACGGCGCGGGGGTGCTGGCGGTGGTGCTCACCGGCATGGGCCAGGACGGGCTGCGCGGCTGCCGGCGGGTGAACGAGGCAGGCGGACAGGTGGTGGTACAGGACCAGGCCAGCTGCGTCGTCGGCAGCATGCCGGGCGCGGTGGAACAGGCGGGGCTGGCGGATGCCGTGATGCCCCTGGAGGCGCTGGCGTTGGAGCTGGCGCGGCGCGTGGATGCGCGCGGACGGAGGACCTGA
- a CDS encoding CheR family methyltransferase yields the protein MSLLPDDFAYLRQRVLRRSGLVLEPDTYALVETRLTPLMREERLPDLSALVARLRSQPAGSPLHQRLAEALANHETAFFRDAPVFEALRTTVLPTLLAKRVRTRTLRIWCAACAYGQEPYSIAMTLAEAGLLITGWTVRILATDFSSRAIVRACEARYDAKEIHRGLTPELRQRYFHQERDGWRLSEQVRKPVEFRPLNLMDDFPLEAPVDLVFLRNVMIYWDASTRRAVLARVRRMLHADGYLVLGAAEASPLGEDGFTRHLIGQTSWYRPTPASTGAGAPLEDARRAPRSGATP from the coding sequence ATGTCCCTGCTTCCCGACGACTTCGCGTACCTGCGGCAGCGCGTGCTGCGCCGCTCCGGGCTCGTGCTGGAGCCCGACACGTACGCGCTGGTGGAGACGCGGCTCACGCCCCTCATGCGCGAGGAGCGGCTGCCGGACCTCTCCGCCCTGGTCGCGCGGTTGCGCTCGCAGCCAGCGGGCAGTCCGCTGCACCAGCGCCTGGCGGAAGCACTGGCCAACCACGAGACCGCCTTCTTCCGCGACGCGCCCGTCTTCGAGGCCCTGCGCACCACGGTGCTCCCCACCCTGCTGGCGAAGCGCGTCCGCACGCGAACGCTGCGCATCTGGTGCGCGGCGTGCGCCTACGGTCAGGAGCCCTACAGCATCGCGATGACGCTGGCCGAGGCCGGGCTCCTCATCACCGGGTGGACGGTGCGCATCCTCGCCACCGACTTCTCCTCCCGCGCCATCGTGCGCGCCTGCGAGGCCCGCTACGACGCGAAGGAGATCCACCGCGGCCTGACGCCCGAGCTGCGCCAGCGCTACTTCCACCAGGAGCGCGATGGGTGGCGATTGAGCGAACAGGTGCGCAAGCCGGTGGAGTTCCGGCCGCTCAACCTGATGGACGACTTCCCGCTCGAAGCGCCCGTGGACCTCGTCTTCCTGCGCAACGTGATGATCTACTGGGACGCGTCCACCCGGCGCGCGGTGCTCGCCCGCGTGCGGCGGATGCTCCACGCGGACGGCTACCTGGTGCTGGGCGCCGCGGAGGCCTCGCCCCTGGGGGAGGACGGCTTCACGCGGCACCTGATTGGCCAGACGAGCTGGTACCGCCCCACGCCCGCCTCGACTGGCGCCGGCGCGCCCTTGGAGGACGCGCGGCGCGCTCCCCGCTCCGGCGCTACACCTTGA
- a CDS encoding diacylglycerol/lipid kinase family protein → MKTFLVVNPRSANGQTGKRWVEISAQVGKVLGDFGYGFTSGGMDAARLARQAIDDGYECIVAVGGDGTLNEVTNGFFREGQVINPRATLGLLPRGTGGDFRRTFGWDLELTSALERLRTEKTEPFDVGRLEFTDNDGNPATRFFANIASFGVSAVVAREVNQGSKALGGNLSFMWGTVKGLIKYQEQQVRLTVDGGEPEVVSVTAVAVANGRYFGSGMFVAPEAVTHDGLFDVTIWSNYGLSDFVLKSKGVYNGDHVTWKGTRRLRCRTIHAEPLTGDVFLDVDGETPGRLPCTMTLLPGAIRLKV, encoded by the coding sequence ATGAAGACGTTCCTCGTGGTCAACCCGCGCAGCGCCAACGGGCAGACGGGGAAGCGATGGGTGGAGATCTCCGCGCAGGTGGGCAAGGTGCTCGGTGACTTCGGGTACGGCTTCACCAGCGGCGGCATGGATGCGGCGCGTCTGGCGCGGCAGGCCATCGATGATGGCTATGAGTGCATCGTCGCGGTGGGCGGCGACGGCACCCTCAACGAGGTCACCAACGGCTTCTTCCGCGAAGGACAGGTCATCAACCCCCGGGCCACGCTGGGCCTGTTGCCCCGAGGCACGGGCGGCGACTTCCGCCGCACCTTCGGGTGGGACCTGGAGCTGACGTCCGCGCTGGAGCGGCTGCGCACGGAGAAGACCGAGCCCTTCGACGTGGGGCGGCTGGAGTTCACCGACAACGACGGCAACCCGGCCACGCGCTTCTTCGCCAACATCGCCTCGTTCGGCGTGAGCGCGGTGGTGGCCCGCGAGGTGAACCAGGGCAGCAAGGCGCTGGGCGGCAACCTGAGCTTCATGTGGGGCACCGTGAAGGGCCTCATCAAGTACCAGGAGCAGCAGGTGCGCCTCACGGTGGACGGCGGCGAGCCGGAGGTGGTGAGCGTCACCGCGGTGGCCGTGGCCAACGGCCGCTACTTCGGCAGCGGCATGTTCGTGGCGCCGGAGGCGGTGACGCACGACGGCCTCTTCGACGTCACCATCTGGTCCAACTACGGCCTGTCCGACTTCGTCCTCAAGTCCAAGGGCGTCTACAACGGCGACCACGTCACCTGGAAGGGCACGCGGCGGCTGCGCTGCCGCACGATCCACGCGGAGCCGCTGACGGGCGACGTGTTCCTGGACGTGGACGGCGAGACGCCGGGCCGGCTGCCCTGCACCATGACGCTGCTGCCGGGCGCCATCCGCCTCAAGGTGTAG
- a CDS encoding Fic family protein → MKAPSPTEQLTPHREATRALDWALPSLRADLAAAARQPFRETGAQEDFLYRHDAPAHEDQGPARTERFERALARVRRLADAGEPLTFARLVEVQSELLGGPTGFRTGDAFAWGGAHRYAHAPGLEAAFRDKVEADAREERHPVAHATRLYLDLCFFHPFPDGNARAARLWLEYMLRRGRLPTPPLAPVVLWPKRPGDAVNYTRLARLLARTIAGPDAPCRNEVPE, encoded by the coding sequence GTGAAAGCCCCGTCCCCCACCGAGCAGCTCACACCCCACCGGGAGGCCACGCGCGCCCTGGACTGGGCGCTGCCCTCGCTCCGGGCGGACCTGGCCGCGGCGGCGCGGCAGCCCTTCCGGGAGACAGGGGCCCAGGAGGACTTCCTGTACCGGCATGACGCACCGGCCCATGAAGACCAGGGCCCGGCGCGGACGGAGCGCTTCGAGCGGGCCCTGGCCCGGGTGCGGCGGCTCGCGGACGCGGGCGAGCCGCTGACCTTCGCCCGGCTGGTGGAGGTCCAGTCGGAGCTCCTGGGCGGGCCCACGGGCTTCCGCACCGGGGACGCCTTCGCGTGGGGGGGCGCGCACCGCTATGCGCACGCGCCCGGCCTGGAGGCGGCCTTCCGCGACAAGGTGGAAGCGGACGCGCGGGAGGAGCGTCATCCAGTGGCGCATGCCACGCGGCTGTACCTGGACCTGTGCTTCTTCCACCCCTTCCCGGACGGCAACGCCCGCGCGGCGCGGCTGTGGCTGGAATACATGCTGCGCCGGGGCCGGCTGCCCACGCCACCGCTGGCGCCCGTGGTGCTGTGGCCCAAGCGGCCGGGTGACGCGGTGAACTACACGCGGCTGGCAAGGCTGCTGGCCCGGACCATCGCGGGGCCGGACGCCCCGTGCCGCAACGAGGTGCCTGAATGA